The following is a genomic window from ANME-2 cluster archaeon.
TGATTACAGTTGAGTCATCCAGATCCATTTCTTTATATCTATGCATGATTATTTCCATTTTTTCACCTTTTTTAAGTTATTGGTTTCAACATATTCGTATCTTTTCCCATAAAAATTACCTCTTTTTTGATTGTACCATATTTGTGGTAAAAATCAAGATAAATGCATTTGGAGATCTATATAGATAATTTTCTTAATTTCAATCAAATATTTTGACATGATTTAAAGGATATGCAGGATTAGATTAGATCGTATCCTGTCAATCCTATTTTTACTGCCAGAAATTTTCATTTTCTTAATGCCCCCCTCCCCCTCCTTTCGGCAGTTTTCACCAGCGCCAGTGCTTACCCAGTAGATCACATAACCGTCCCCATGCAGCCTGGATCTATATCTTATTGACCTCTTCCATACTGATCAGCCTGATATCGCTGTTTTCCAGCACTTCAATGGCATTGTTGATATTGTCAACCCTGATTATTAACAGGGCCTTCTGTGTTGCCATCGCAAAGGCATATGCATAATCAACATTAATGTCACTGGAACCCAGGACAGTGGATATTTCATGCAGGCCACCAGGGGAATCACTCATCTCAATACCCAGCACATCAGTTTCAGATACAGTGAATCCCGCATC
Proteins encoded in this region:
- a CDS encoding acetolactate synthase, with amino-acid sequence MENKLIKQISIFAENKAGRLEKITEKLKSANINIRAFTIAEAGDFGVMRMVVDKPEQAHNVLHDAGFTVSETDVLGIEMSDSPGGLHEISTVLGSSDINVDYAYAFAMATQKALLIIRVDNINNAIEVLENSDIRLISMEEVNKI